CTCACTGCCGCCCAAGGAGCATTTAGCGATCGTCGCCAGCCGCTGGCATGAATATGGGATTGAGGACTGACAAAACGCTCGCGGCGCGAGCGTTTTGAATTCCAGATTCCAAATCACAAATTACAAATTTGGAATCTGGAATTTTGAATTTGTAATCAGCCGGCGCGTAGCGTCTTAGCCGCGGCCATGATCGATTCGATAATCTTCTTATAGCCAGTGCAACGGCAGAGATTGCCGTGCATGAAGTGTTTGAGTTCGTCATCGCTCGGGTTGGGATTCTCATCCAACAACGCTTTGGCCGCCAAAAGCATCCCCGGCGTGCAAAAGCCGCACTGAAAACCGCCGTGTTCGATGAACGCCTGCTGCAAGGGATGGAGCTTGCCGTCATCGGCCAATCCTTCAATAGTCATTACTGAACGGCCGCGCACTTCGAAGGCTAGCGTCGTACACGCGCTCACCGGCCGGCCATCGACCAACAACGTGCAGGCGCCGCACACCTGAACATCGCAAGAACGCTTCGCTCCGGTAAGCCCCAAACGGTCGCGCACCAAGTCGAGCAACAGCTCATGGGGCTCGACGTCGACTTCTTGCAGCCGCCCGTTCAAGGTAAACGACACTGGGATGGTTTGCCCATCTGAATTTCTGCTCAACCCGT
This DNA window, taken from Deltaproteobacteria bacterium, encodes the following:
- a CDS encoding (2Fe-2S)-binding protein, which produces MANGLSRNSDGQTIPVSFTLNGRLQEVDVEPHELLLDLVRDRLGLTGAKRSCDVQVCGACTLLVDGRPVSACTTLAFEVRGRSVMTIEGLADDGKLHPLQQAFIEHGGFQCGFCTPGMLLAAKALLDENPNPSDDELKHFMHGNLCRCTGYKKIIESIMAAAKTLRAG